In one window of Erinaceus europaeus chromosome 17, mEriEur2.1, whole genome shotgun sequence DNA:
- the B3GNT6 gene encoding acetylgalactosaminyl-O-glycosyl-glycoprotein beta-1,3-N-acetylglucosaminyltransferase, with protein MAPVCLFSLKHSRSGYPKILGCLLVCMSLLALYLRTLQAPPPSPEEAEAAEDKKWVKRQPAAQPSLQWEFLPSVPVCVANASANATAGFAELPPRIQDFLRYRHCLHFPQLHDAPAKCAGHRKVALLLAVKSAPAHYERRELIRRTWGRERGGARSGGARVRRLFLLGAPPPEDAERAGQLEALVALEAREHGDMLQWDFADTFLNLTLKHLHLLDWLAERCPGARFVLSCDDDVFVHTSNMLHFLNTQSPDRHLFAGQLMQGSVPIRHSGSKYFVPPQLFAGQAYPVYCSGGGFLMSRHTVHALRAAARNVPLFPIDDAYMGMCLERAGLRPSGHNGIRPFGVQVPGSHKASFDPCIFRELLLVHRFAPYEMLLMWEALHDPRLKCERKHLIS; from the exons ATGGctcctgtctgtctcttctctctcaaacaCTCAAG GTCTGGCTACCCCAAGATTCTGGGCTGCCTCCTGGTCTGCATGAGCCTCCTGGCCTTATACCTGCGCACCCTGCAAGCCCCCCCACCATCTCCCGAGGAAGCGGAGGCGGCAGAGGATAAAAAGTGGGTGAAGAGGCAGCCCGCAGCGCAGCCATCGCTGCAGTGGGAGTTCCTGCCTTCTGTGCCGGTGTGTGTGGCTAACGCATCGGCAAACGCCACTGCCGGCTTCGCGGAGCTGCCACCGCGCATCCAGGACTTTCTGCGCTACCGCCATTGCCTCCACTTCCCGCAGCTGCACGATGCGCCCGCCAAGTGCGCTGGCCACCGCAAGGTGGCGCTGCTGCTGGCCGTGAAGTCAGCGCCTGCGCACTACGAGCGGCGCGAGCTGATCCGCCGCACTTGGGGACGCGAGCGCGGTGGAGCGAGGTCCGGGGGCGCACGTGTGCGCCGCCTCTTCCTGCTGGGCGCGCCGCCGCCTGAGGACGCCGAGCGCGCGGGGCAGCTGGAGGCGCTGGTGGCGCTGGAGGCGCGCGAGCACGGCGACATGCTGCAGTGGGACTTCGCCGACACCTTCCTCAACTTGACGCTCAAGCACCTGCACTTGCTCGACTGGCTGGCGGAGCGCTGCCCGGGCGCGCGCTTCGTGCTCAGCTGCGACGACGACGTGTTCGTGCACACGTCCAACATGCTGCACTTCCTGAACACGCAGTCGCCGGACCGCCACCTCTTCGCCGGGCAGCTCATGCAGGGCTCCGTGCCCATCCGCCACAGCGGCAGCAAGTACTTCGTGCCGCCGCAGCTCTTTGCCGGCCAGGCCTACCCAGTGTATTGCAGCGGCGGCGGCTTCCTCATGTCGCGCCATACCGTGCACGCGCTGCGCGCCGCCGCCCGGAACGTGCCGCTCTTCCCCATTGACGATGCCTACATGGGCATGTGCCTGGAGCGCGCCGGCCTGCGGCCCAGCGGCCACAACGGCATCCGGCCCTTCGGTGTGCAAGTGCCCGGCTCCCACAAGGCCTCCTTTGACCCCTGCATCTTCCGAGAGCTGCTGTTGGTGCACCGCTTTGCGCCCTACGAGATGCTGCTCATGTGGGAGGCGCTGCACGACCCCAGGCTCAAGTGCGAACGGAAGCACCTTATCTCCTAA